One genomic region from Euzebya tangerina encodes:
- a CDS encoding cell wall-binding repeat-containing protein → MTLCPARVRISLIVVVLGLVVPLLAPAAHASGPERATASADVERVAGEGRESTAVSISAAVRDTAETVVVVRGDLPPDALTASPLAAAEDAPVLLAGQEGLSSATLAEIRRLGASDAVVVGGEQAVSPQTVEQLEDQGLAVRRIAGASRFDTAAQVAASLASPAGGDAILVRGTGEAETAFADAVAASALAARTGAPILLTATDDLPEVTRQALTDLRPERVIVVGGEAVVSRSVVAEVEGTVALVERLAGQDRYATSQAVLAADRAEPDRDQFDTVWVATGRSVADALAAGPAAAAEGGGLLLVDGLAFGGGQLEYEAVAGLLPEVDSIRVAGGTAVITDAILRTLGILRQGANPTPGSPPSAGGLVECGMIEPPPSIDGPLSEDPVVAQAQVARAERGLPSDVDTVERLLADPATAETKFGFPATREEIDDIFARNEVALTVGPIVLEYAAREAPDTYAGAYLDQRAGGLFTVLFTEDADRHLAALRELAGPDAPLATREVDNSLALLAAIRSRIVLPDRPGEDAIVAGHGIDVIENRIAIDVVAPDDVARDYLAGQYGADQICISVLDGPGRSEPPGGGVEGAIALPSTEIRNGQLALLADVQLVADPDLDGGCVWYEEQGEAQAIIWPPKYAVLFTDDGFEILDEDGAVVADQDDRVSMGGGLNDVQPDRCNVDGDGDRTWVAGSVRVADDES, encoded by the coding sequence GTGACCCTCTGCCCCGCCCGTGTCCGGATCTCGCTCATCGTCGTCGTGCTGGGGCTGGTGGTGCCGCTGCTCGCTCCCGCGGCCCATGCCAGTGGGCCCGAGCGCGCGACGGCCTCGGCCGACGTCGAGCGCGTCGCCGGTGAGGGTCGCGAGAGCACCGCGGTTTCCATCAGCGCCGCCGTCCGGGACACCGCCGAGACGGTCGTGGTGGTTCGCGGCGATCTGCCACCTGACGCGCTCACCGCCAGTCCCCTGGCGGCCGCTGAAGACGCACCGGTCCTACTGGCCGGGCAGGAGGGGCTGTCTTCAGCGACGCTGGCGGAGATCCGCCGACTGGGGGCATCGGATGCCGTCGTGGTCGGGGGCGAGCAGGCGGTGTCCCCGCAGACGGTTGAGCAGTTGGAGGACCAGGGGCTGGCGGTCCGACGGATCGCGGGAGCGTCGCGGTTCGACACGGCGGCACAGGTCGCCGCCTCGCTGGCGAGTCCAGCGGGCGGTGACGCCATCCTCGTTCGTGGGACCGGTGAGGCCGAGACGGCCTTCGCAGACGCGGTTGCCGCCAGTGCCCTGGCAGCGCGGACCGGAGCGCCGATCCTGCTCACGGCCACGGACGACCTGCCGGAGGTCACCCGGCAGGCGCTGACCGACTTGAGGCCCGAGCGCGTGATCGTGGTGGGGGGTGAGGCGGTCGTCAGCCGGTCCGTCGTGGCCGAGGTGGAGGGGACGGTCGCCCTCGTCGAGCGTCTGGCTGGCCAGGATCGCTACGCCACCTCCCAGGCCGTCCTGGCCGCGGACCGGGCCGAACCTGATCGGGACCAGTTCGACACGGTCTGGGTCGCGACCGGTCGGTCCGTCGCCGATGCACTCGCCGCTGGCCCGGCAGCCGCGGCCGAGGGTGGGGGCCTGCTGCTGGTCGACGGTCTGGCCTTCGGCGGCGGCCAGTTGGAGTACGAGGCAGTCGCCGGGCTGCTCCCCGAGGTCGACTCGATCCGCGTGGCCGGGGGGACTGCTGTGATCACCGATGCCATCCTCCGGACCCTGGGGATCCTCCGGCAGGGGGCCAACCCGACGCCTGGGAGTCCTCCCTCCGCTGGTGGGCTGGTCGAGTGCGGAATGATAGAGCCACCGCCCTCCATCGACGGTCCGCTGTCCGAGGATCCGGTCGTGGCGCAGGCCCAGGTGGCTCGCGCCGAGCGTGGACTGCCATCGGACGTCGACACGGTCGAGCGGCTGTTGGCCGACCCGGCGACGGCCGAGACCAAGTTCGGCTTTCCGGCCACCCGCGAGGAGATCGATGACATCTTCGCCCGCAACGAGGTGGCACTCACCGTCGGGCCCATCGTGCTCGAGTACGCGGCGCGAGAGGCCCCAGACACCTACGCCGGTGCCTACCTCGACCAGCGTGCGGGTGGTCTCTTCACCGTCCTGTTCACCGAGGACGCCGACCGGCATCTCGCGGCACTGCGCGAGTTGGCTGGCCCGGACGCGCCGTTGGCCACCCGAGAGGTCGACAACAGCCTGGCCCTGCTGGCCGCCATCCGAAGCCGGATCGTCCTGCCCGACCGACCTGGGGAGGACGCCATCGTGGCCGGCCACGGGATCGACGTGATCGAGAACCGAATCGCCATCGACGTCGTGGCGCCTGACGACGTCGCCCGCGACTACCTGGCTGGGCAGTACGGCGCCGATCAGATCTGCATCTCCGTGCTCGACGGCCCCGGCCGGTCGGAGCCGCCGGGCGGCGGGGTCGAGGGTGCGATCGCGCTACCGTCCACGGAGATCCGCAATGGGCAACTCGCCCTGCTTGCTGACGTCCAACTCGTCGCTGACCCCGACCTCGACGGCGGCTGCGTCTGGTACGAGGAGCAGGGCGAGGCACAAGCGATCATCTGGCCCCCGAAGTACGCGGTCCTCTTCACCGACGACGGCTTCGAGATCCTGGACGAGGACGGCGCCGTCGTGGCCGATCAGGACGATCGTGTGTCGATGGGCGGAGGGCTCAACGATGTCCAGCCGGACCGGTGCAACGTCGACGGCGACGGGGACCGCACCTGGGTCGCCGGATCGGTGCGGGTCGCTGACGACGAGTCGTAG
- a CDS encoding metallophosphoesterase, whose product MVEGLPRLAGGVVAAGAACVAYGSLIERRWYARRDETLRVLRGTGRDGAGRLRMLLFSDLHFAPGQDHRLDYLRRVAEEAQPDLIVSGGDNLEHARAIEPVVEVHRDVLASTGAPGVAILGAHDRYAPRRANPANYLKEPSSGPGGRPLDTASLVAGLLGAGWSVLENACVRVDTPAGVVEVVGIDDPHIQRDDVRVISALVPDPAAVLRLGLVHAPYRRVLRRFESEGFDLTLAGHTHGGQLAVPGWGALVSNCDLPPRNAKGTSLVGGRMPLHVSAGLGHSVYYPIRFACRPEVSVLDLVPRV is encoded by the coding sequence TTGGTCGAAGGTCTGCCCCGCCTCGCCGGTGGGGTGGTGGCGGCTGGTGCCGCGTGTGTGGCCTACGGGTCGCTGATCGAGCGGCGCTGGTACGCGCGTCGTGACGAGACCCTGCGGGTGCTGCGTGGGACCGGGCGTGATGGCGCCGGCCGGCTGCGGATGCTGCTGTTCTCCGACCTCCACTTCGCGCCCGGTCAGGATCACCGGCTGGACTACCTGCGCCGGGTGGCGGAGGAGGCTCAGCCGGACCTGATCGTCTCCGGCGGGGACAACCTCGAGCACGCTCGGGCGATCGAGCCGGTCGTGGAGGTGCACCGGGACGTCCTGGCGTCGACCGGTGCCCCGGGGGTGGCGATCCTGGGGGCGCACGACCGGTATGCGCCGCGTCGGGCCAACCCAGCCAACTATCTGAAGGAGCCGAGCAGCGGGCCGGGCGGGCGGCCGCTGGACACCGCCTCGTTGGTGGCGGGCCTGCTCGGGGCGGGCTGGTCGGTGCTCGAGAACGCGTGTGTGCGGGTGGACACGCCGGCGGGGGTGGTCGAGGTCGTCGGGATCGACGATCCGCACATCCAGCGGGACGACGTCCGCGTGATCTCGGCGTTGGTGCCGGACCCGGCGGCCGTGCTCCGGCTGGGGTTGGTCCACGCGCCCTACCGCCGGGTGCTGCGCCGGTTCGAGTCGGAGGGGTTCGACCTGACGCTGGCGGGTCACACCCATGGGGGGCAGCTCGCGGTACCGGGGTGGGGAGCGTTGGTGTCGAACTGCGACCTCCCGCCACGGAATGCCAAGGGGACGTCGCTGGTCGGCGGGCGGATGCCGCTGCACGTGAGCGCTGGCCTGGGCCACAGCGTCTACTACCCGATCCGCTTCGCCTGTCGCCCCGAGGTGTCGGTGCTGGACCTGGTGCCGCGGGTCTAG
- a CDS encoding transglycosylase domain-containing protein translates to MASPSLPLQQPSYSDPHVLLRLLLAILLVPLLIIGAGTAFGAGLVPTVQPLAHITNRVNTEVFDFPPIGDILEGYRAPERSVILDANGDELAVLRAVNRVNVTIEEIPLHVQNAVLATEDQEFRNHQGVNWRAIGRAALGNIRAGDIESGASTITQQLIKNITGQAETTIERKMAEAVYAIELEQNATKDEILEIYMNEAYLGNQVYGFGAAAEFYFGKDISQLTIDEAAMLAGMLRAPNANDPLNDPRAALERRNIVIQQMVSAEFITEDEALAVVVGAPAEATDDQIRDILGLNIQPIAEAEQPFFVNYIRTLLREIPELGVDAEARERLVLEGGLTINTTVDPALQEIAQNAITEVLSNPDGPQSALTSIDPQTGQILAIGFGPKEFGSGPGQTEVLPAVPGVGSSFGRQPGSSFKAFEIVAALEAGVTPAYTIDTPSPYNPTGQCANSGWNPGNYSDGSGGTMNMARATAISSNVYFAHLVDRFTGPQGLADTATRMGIRNTELDPSICATVLGASEVYPLDMASGFGTMANDGIRCEPFAIQSIEDADGNEIYRGGDRCEQVISPEHAAAATSLLRGPIENGTASRNGQIGRPAAGKTGTTQDWRDAWFVGYVPQMSTAVWVGNETPSTMRDSRCGNVTGGCLPTIIWRNFMVNAIEYRNLEVADFPPPPRLPSDRVPSVVGMMEEQAIATLADAEFSAESVVVADYRPEGTVVAQSPSGGSEAPRGTLVVLNISDGTGAPPEVPEVVGLGIEEATQVALNAGLDPILVEQGVSDPDLIGVVIDARIDGETGQLTLVVGREQTEEEAASEEPSEEPDGSEPPEPLVSPGATDLPDPQPTDDGGDGGEEPDPVDGGELPQPPPPDGGPGEEAPDGGEPDPAEPPEPVVDPDG, encoded by the coding sequence ATGGCTTCTCCCTCTCTGCCATTGCAGCAGCCGAGCTACTCCGACCCGCACGTCCTGCTGCGGCTGCTGCTGGCCATCCTGCTGGTCCCGCTCCTGATCATCGGCGCTGGAACGGCATTCGGTGCTGGGCTGGTACCAACCGTCCAGCCGCTGGCGCACATCACCAACCGAGTCAACACCGAGGTCTTCGACTTCCCGCCGATCGGCGACATCCTGGAGGGGTATCGCGCCCCCGAGCGCTCGGTCATCCTGGACGCGAACGGCGACGAGCTAGCGGTCCTGCGAGCGGTGAACCGCGTCAACGTCACGATCGAGGAGATCCCCCTCCACGTCCAGAACGCCGTGCTGGCCACGGAGGACCAGGAGTTCCGCAACCATCAGGGCGTCAACTGGCGCGCGATCGGACGTGCCGCACTCGGCAACATCCGGGCTGGCGACATCGAGTCCGGTGCCTCGACGATCACCCAGCAGCTGATCAAGAACATCACCGGCCAGGCCGAGACCACGATCGAGCGGAAGATGGCCGAGGCCGTCTACGCCATCGAGCTGGAGCAGAACGCCACCAAGGACGAGATCCTTGAGATCTACATGAACGAGGCCTACCTGGGCAACCAGGTGTACGGCTTCGGGGCGGCGGCGGAGTTCTACTTCGGCAAGGACATCTCACAGCTCACGATCGACGAGGCCGCCATGTTGGCCGGGATGCTGCGGGCACCCAACGCCAACGACCCGCTGAACGATCCGCGGGCGGCGCTGGAGCGTCGCAACATCGTCATCCAGCAGATGGTGAGCGCCGAGTTCATCACCGAGGACGAGGCGCTGGCGGTTGTGGTCGGGGCGCCGGCAGAGGCGACCGATGACCAGATCCGGGACATCCTGGGCCTGAACATCCAGCCGATCGCGGAGGCCGAGCAGCCGTTCTTCGTCAACTACATCCGCACGCTGCTGCGCGAGATCCCCGAACTGGGGGTGGACGCCGAGGCGCGGGAGCGGCTGGTGCTCGAGGGTGGTCTGACGATCAACACGACCGTCGACCCGGCGCTGCAGGAGATCGCGCAGAACGCGATCACCGAGGTGCTGAGCAACCCCGACGGGCCGCAGTCGGCGCTGACGTCGATCGATCCTCAGACCGGGCAGATCCTGGCCATCGGCTTCGGACCGAAGGAGTTCGGCTCGGGGCCCGGCCAGACCGAGGTGCTCCCGGCTGTTCCGGGCGTCGGCTCCTCGTTCGGACGCCAGCCCGGCTCGTCGTTCAAGGCCTTCGAGATCGTCGCGGCACTGGAAGCGGGGGTCACCCCGGCCTACACCATCGACACTCCCTCGCCGTACAACCCGACGGGGCAGTGCGCGAACTCCGGCTGGAACCCCGGCAACTACTCCGACGGCTCCGGCGGGACGATGAACATGGCGCGGGCAACCGCCATCTCCTCCAACGTCTACTTCGCCCACCTAGTGGACCGCTTCACCGGCCCGCAGGGTCTGGCCGACACCGCCACGCGGATGGGGATCCGCAACACCGAACTGGATCCGAGCATCTGCGCGACCGTGCTGGGTGCGTCGGAGGTCTACCCGCTGGACATGGCCTCCGGCTTCGGGACCATGGCCAACGACGGGATCCGCTGCGAGCCGTTCGCCATCCAGTCGATCGAGGACGCCGATGGCAACGAGATCTATCGCGGCGGCGATCGCTGCGAGCAGGTCATCTCGCCGGAGCACGCGGCCGCGGCCACCTCGTTGCTGCGCGGCCCGATCGAGAACGGGACGGCATCGCGCAACGGGCAGATCGGTCGTCCGGCGGCAGGGAAGACCGGGACGACCCAGGACTGGCGCGATGCCTGGTTCGTGGGCTACGTCCCGCAGATGTCGACCGCCGTCTGGGTGGGTAACGAGACCCCCTCGACGATGCGGGACTCCCGCTGTGGCAACGTCACCGGTGGGTGTCTGCCGACCATCATCTGGCGCAACTTCATGGTCAACGCCATCGAGTACCGCAACCTCGAGGTGGCGGACTTCCCGCCGCCGCCACGGCTCCCGTCCGACCGTGTGCCGTCAGTCGTCGGGATGATGGAGGAGCAGGCCATCGCGACGCTGGCCGATGCGGAGTTCTCCGCCGAGAGCGTCGTCGTCGCCGATTACCGGCCGGAGGGGACCGTGGTGGCGCAGAGCCCCAGCGGAGGCAGTGAGGCGCCTCGCGGGACGCTGGTGGTCCTCAACATCTCCGACGGAACGGGTGCGCCACCCGAAGTGCCCGAGGTGGTGGGCCTCGGCATCGAGGAGGCGACCCAGGTCGCGCTCAACGCCGGCCTCGATCCGATCCTGGTCGAGCAGGGTGTCTCCGATCCCGACCTGATCGGTGTCGTCATCGACGCCCGGATCGACGGCGAGACGGGCCAGCTGACGTTGGTCGTCGGTCGGGAGCAGACGGAGGAGGAGGCAGCGTCCGAGGAGCCGTCCGAGGAACCCGACGGCTCTGAGCCGCCCGAGCCGCTGGTGAGCCCCGGGGCAACCGACCTGCCCGATCCTCAGCCGACCGACGACGGTGGAGACGGCGGCGAGGAGCCGGATCCGGTGGATGGGGGCGAGCTGCCGCAGCCACCACCGCCGGACGGTGGACCGGGTGAGGAGGCCCCCGACGGCGGCGAGCCCGACCCCGCCGAACCTCCCGAGCCGGTCGTCGACCCGGACGGGTAG
- the menC gene encoding o-succinylbenzoate synthase, whose translation MILQGLELRRVQLPLIAPFQTSFGTQTVRDIVLVRAITDAGEGWGECVTMPWPLYSSESTDLVIPLISAHLAPRLFAAPQLRAEDVRPLLGPIHGHPMAKAALEAAILDAELTAEGRSFAAYLGVSRDRVPCGVSVGIFPSIPELLAAVEAYLDQGYQRIKLKIQPGWDIEPVRAVRQTFGADVPLQVDANAAYAPTDITPLQALDPFDLLLIEQPFPEEFLLANADLRTAITTPLCLDESATSTAVVADAIRADAVDIINIKPGRVGGFLEAVEMHDLCRARGVPVWCGGMVESGIGRAANTALAALDGFTLVGDNSAFDRFFATDIVTDPRVMVDGHLRVPTRPGMGFELDVDAVRAATVETVTVAA comes from the coding sequence GTGATCCTCCAGGGGCTCGAACTGCGACGCGTCCAGCTCCCCCTGATCGCCCCGTTCCAGACGTCGTTCGGCACCCAGACCGTCCGCGACATCGTCCTCGTGCGGGCCATCACGGACGCCGGAGAGGGCTGGGGTGAGTGCGTGACGATGCCCTGGCCCCTGTACTCCTCGGAGTCCACCGACCTGGTCATCCCGCTGATCAGCGCGCACCTGGCCCCCCGACTGTTCGCCGCACCGCAGCTCCGGGCCGAGGACGTCCGGCCCCTCCTGGGGCCCATCCACGGCCACCCGATGGCCAAGGCGGCCCTGGAAGCCGCGATCCTCGACGCCGAACTCACGGCCGAGGGTCGATCGTTCGCCGCGTACCTGGGTGTGTCGCGCGACCGCGTGCCCTGCGGCGTGTCGGTGGGGATCTTCCCCTCCATCCCCGAGTTGCTTGCGGCGGTCGAGGCGTATCTGGACCAGGGCTACCAGCGCATCAAGCTCAAGATCCAGCCCGGCTGGGACATCGAGCCCGTCCGAGCGGTCCGGCAGACCTTCGGCGCAGACGTGCCACTGCAGGTCGACGCCAACGCGGCCTACGCACCCACCGACATCACACCGCTGCAGGCCCTCGACCCGTTCGATCTGCTGTTGATCGAGCAGCCCTTCCCCGAGGAGTTCCTGCTGGCCAACGCCGACCTGCGCACGGCGATCACGACGCCGCTTTGCCTGGACGAGTCGGCCACCTCGACCGCCGTCGTCGCCGACGCCATCCGCGCCGACGCGGTCGACATCATCAACATCAAGCCGGGTCGGGTCGGCGGGTTCCTGGAGGCCGTCGAGATGCACGATCTGTGCCGGGCACGCGGGGTCCCCGTGTGGTGCGGCGGCATGGTCGAGAGCGGCATCGGACGGGCTGCCAACACCGCCCTGGCCGCGCTGGACGGCTTCACGCTGGTCGGGGACAACTCCGCCTTCGATCGATTCTTCGCCACCGACATCGTCACCGATCCAAGGGTCATGGTCGACGGGCACCTGAGGGTCCCCACCCGCCCCGGCATGGGCTTCGAGCTCGATGTGGACGCGGTCCGGGCGGCAACCGTGGAGACAGTGACCGTGGCTGCCTGA
- a CDS encoding GNAT family N-acetyltransferase, which yields MPEIRVLDDMPAIAAASELIDRVWSAPGLMPPNLTRAIQQAGGYVAGAFADGEMVGASVAFRGVGFEGGHEVPTLHSHVTGVLTPGIGIGTALKRHQRAWGGARGIVAVTWTMDPLVARNAWFNITRLGVQIPEYSTDHYGEMSDGLNQGDRTDRLKVWWPTGSLLDETTDCREADDETGLKWLLRRSSDGRPISLGAVPRPSARTTGVQLAVQLPHDIEALRRTDMATALQWRIAVRESLAPAIAAGYRVCRFDREATYYLRWAGPVL from the coding sequence GTGCCCGAGATCCGCGTGCTGGACGACATGCCGGCCATCGCCGCCGCCTCGGAACTGATCGATCGCGTCTGGTCCGCCCCTGGACTGATGCCGCCGAACCTGACCCGTGCCATCCAGCAGGCCGGCGGGTACGTGGCCGGCGCCTTTGCGGACGGGGAGATGGTCGGCGCCTCCGTCGCCTTCCGCGGTGTCGGCTTCGAGGGCGGGCATGAGGTGCCGACCCTGCACAGCCACGTCACGGGGGTACTCACGCCTGGCATCGGCATCGGGACCGCTCTCAAGCGGCATCAACGGGCCTGGGGCGGCGCCCGAGGCATCGTCGCGGTCACCTGGACGATGGACCCCCTGGTGGCCCGCAACGCCTGGTTCAACATCACCCGTCTTGGCGTCCAGATCCCGGAGTACTCCACCGATCACTACGGCGAGATGAGCGATGGTCTGAACCAGGGCGACCGCACGGACCGGCTCAAGGTCTGGTGGCCGACGGGCTCGCTGCTGGACGAGACGACCGACTGTCGGGAGGCTGACGACGAGACGGGGCTGAAGTGGCTGCTGCGGCGCTCCTCCGATGGCCGTCCGATCAGCCTGGGTGCGGTGCCGCGACCGTCAGCTCGGACCACCGGTGTCCAGCTCGCCGTCCAGCTGCCGCATGACATCGAAGCGCTGCGCCGCACGGACATGGCGACCGCGCTCCAGTGGCGGATCGCTGTCCGCGAGTCGTTGGCGCCGGCCATCGCGGCGGGCTACCGCGTCTGCCGGTTCGACCGTGAGGCGACGTACTACCTGCGGTGGGCCGGTCCGGTCCTGTGA
- a CDS encoding LamB/YcsF family protein has protein sequence MTVRRIDLNADLGEDVGPGAMAGDAAILQIVSSANVACGGHAGDSETMFKTVSLAAAEGVQVGAHPGYVDREGFGRRVIPMSLDELGRMIAAQVGSLQAIAALAGAQVSYVKAHGALANLAAREREVADRLVSTVRQIDPELAVLAISGTQIERAARALDVPVFSEVFADRGYLANGQLVPRGEDGDLIHDPGVAVERMRAFLESGHMPVVDGDPIPLQAHSICVHGDTPGAVELARQLRTGLERAGVEVVGFGDDARASGGSDDPRVPAVE, from the coding sequence ATGACGGTACGTCGCATCGACCTCAACGCCGACCTCGGTGAGGACGTCGGACCCGGCGCCATGGCTGGCGACGCGGCGATCCTCCAGATCGTCTCCAGCGCCAACGTGGCCTGTGGCGGACATGCTGGCGACAGCGAGACCATGTTCAAGACGGTGTCGTTGGCGGCCGCGGAGGGTGTGCAGGTGGGCGCGCACCCGGGATACGTCGACCGTGAGGGCTTCGGGCGCCGCGTGATCCCGATGAGCCTTGACGAGCTCGGCCGGATGATCGCGGCGCAGGTGGGTTCGCTCCAGGCCATCGCTGCGCTGGCCGGTGCCCAGGTGAGCTACGTCAAGGCCCACGGCGCCCTGGCCAACCTGGCGGCCCGAGAGCGGGAGGTGGCGGACCGGCTGGTCAGCACCGTTCGCCAGATCGACCCGGAGCTGGCTGTCCTGGCCATCTCGGGAACCCAGATCGAGCGGGCGGCCCGAGCGCTCGACGTGCCGGTCTTCAGCGAGGTCTTCGCCGACCGCGGGTACCTGGCCAACGGGCAGTTGGTGCCCCGCGGCGAGGACGGGGACCTGATCCACGATCCGGGCGTGGCAGTCGAGCGCATGCGGGCATTCCTGGAGAGCGGGCACATGCCCGTCGTCGACGGTGATCCGATCCCGCTGCAGGCGCACTCGATCTGCGTGCACGGCGACACGCCGGGTGCGGTGGAGCTGGCTCGCCAACTTCGAACCGGCCTCGAGCGGGCGGGGGTCGAGGTCGTCGGGTTCGGCGACGATGCGCGGGCCAGTGGCGGGTCCGATGACCCCAGGGTCCCCGCCGTCGAGTGA
- a CDS encoding 5-oxoprolinase subunit B family protein produces the protein MSAWPRFTPVADHALLVEFASQIAPHAHEAVLTLDRALMATSIPGLVEVVPAFVSLLVDFDPLVTDHVAVESGVRAALEGDMPSPPEPAEHVVQASFGPDEGPDLAAVAASAELPEQRVVELFLAGSYRVAMYGFAPGYAYLMGVDEQIQVPRKAEPVRDVPAGSIIIAGPQCLVTTVRMPTGWSIIGRSPTRILRPDSDRPFLFDPGDRVRFTRV, from the coding sequence GTGAGTGCCTGGCCCCGGTTCACCCCGGTTGCGGACCACGCGCTGCTGGTGGAGTTCGCCAGCCAGATCGCTCCGCACGCCCACGAGGCAGTGCTGACGCTGGACCGTGCGCTGATGGCCACGAGCATCCCGGGCCTGGTCGAGGTCGTCCCCGCCTTCGTCAGCCTGCTGGTCGACTTCGACCCGCTCGTCACCGATCACGTCGCGGTCGAGTCAGGGGTGCGAGCGGCGCTGGAGGGGGATATGCCGTCGCCGCCCGAGCCGGCTGAGCACGTCGTCCAGGCGAGCTTCGGCCCAGACGAGGGCCCGGACCTGGCCGCGGTCGCCGCCTCGGCGGAACTTCCCGAGCAGCGGGTGGTGGAGTTGTTCCTCGCCGGCAGCTACCGGGTCGCGATGTACGGCTTCGCGCCGGGCTACGCCTACCTCATGGGGGTCGACGAGCAGATCCAGGTTCCGCGCAAGGCCGAGCCCGTCCGGGACGTCCCGGCCGGCAGCATCATCATCGCCGGGCCCCAGTGCCTGGTGACCACGGTCCGCATGCCGACCGGCTGGTCCATCATCGGGCGGTCCCCGACGAGGATCCTCCGTCCCGACTCCGACCGCCCCTTCCTCTTCGACCCCGGCGACCGGGTGCGGTTCACGCGCGTGTAG
- a CDS encoding ArsA family ATPase encodes MAESDGSTASLLDIVENRHIIVCTGSGGVGKTTAAATLAMAAADAGRRTIVVTIDPARRLAQSLGLDALSNTPQAVAGVEGLDAMMLDMKQTFDEVIERHAEDARKAERIKANTFYQQISSTLAGTQEYMAMEKLYDLHHEGGYDCIVVDTPPTRNALDFLDAPRRLTDFLDGRFLKMFLSPGLSATRTIGKVAAFGTGMFMRAAGRITGASVLDDLAEFFQSFDGMYEGFKQRAQQVYRLLSSGQAAFVVVATPEPGALREARYFVERLAEDGMPLAGVVINRVTPAPSTELGTLLDEVSMACRARLAEGDDRERAVAGMIELATRQTDVSARQARNIAERLRGLEVGATATVPLMATDVHDLEGLRAVRAHLLSA; translated from the coding sequence ATGGCTGAGTCCGACGGCTCCACCGCCAGCCTGCTCGACATCGTCGAGAACCGTCACATCATAGTGTGCACGGGCTCGGGGGGTGTGGGCAAGACCACGGCAGCCGCGACGTTGGCGATGGCCGCAGCCGACGCCGGCCGGCGCACGATCGTGGTCACGATCGACCCCGCTCGTCGGCTGGCGCAGTCGTTGGGTCTGGACGCCCTGTCCAACACGCCCCAGGCCGTGGCCGGGGTCGAGGGCCTGGACGCCATGATGCTGGACATGAAGCAGACCTTCGACGAGGTCATCGAGCGCCACGCCGAGGACGCCCGCAAGGCCGAGCGGATCAAGGCCAACACCTTCTACCAGCAGATCTCCTCGACCTTGGCAGGCACGCAGGAGTACATGGCGATGGAGAAGCTGTACGACCTGCACCACGAGGGTGGCTACGACTGCATCGTCGTCGACACGCCGCCGACCAGGAATGCGCTGGACTTCCTGGATGCGCCACGCCGGCTGACGGACTTCCTGGACGGCCGGTTCCTGAAGATGTTCCTCTCCCCCGGCTTGTCCGCCACGCGAACCATCGGCAAGGTGGCGGCGTTCGGGACGGGCATGTTCATGCGGGCGGCGGGCCGAATCACCGGCGCGAGCGTGCTGGATGACCTCGCCGAGTTCTTCCAGTCCTTCGACGGGATGTACGAGGGGTTCAAGCAGCGGGCTCAGCAGGTCTACCGGCTGCTGTCCAGCGGACAGGCGGCCTTCGTGGTCGTGGCGACGCCAGAGCCGGGTGCGCTCCGGGAGGCCCGCTACTTCGTCGAGCGCCTGGCCGAGGACGGCATGCCCCTGGCCGGCGTGGTGATCAATCGGGTGACGCCGGCGCCGAGCACCGAGCTCGGGACCCTGCTGGACGAGGTGTCGATGGCCTGCCGTGCTCGCCTGGCTGAGGGGGATGATCGGGAGCGGGCGGTGGCCGGGATGATCGAACTGGCCACCCGTCAGACCGACGTCAGCGCCCGGCAGGCGCGCAACATCGCCGAGCGGCTGCGTGGCCTCGAGGTCGGCGCCACGGCGACGGTGCCGCTGATGGCGACCGACGTGCATGACCTCGAGGGCTTGCGGGCCGTCAGGGCCCATCTGCTCTCGGCTTGA